One Leucoraja erinacea ecotype New England chromosome 5, Leri_hhj_1, whole genome shotgun sequence DNA segment encodes these proteins:
- the mrpl19 gene encoding 39S ribosomal protein L19, mitochondrial isoform X2, whose translation MGTAGLLISSIRCLNSSASDDKTSKFQPPPKPVIIDKTQSTTSQRRFVSPEFIMRRGRTNPLKFIMERKDMIQRRKLLNIPEFYAGSILAVTMAEPGDNSKANRFVGICTQRSGQGLGATFVLRNIIDGQGVEICYDMYSPQIHQIEVLKMEKRLDDNLMYLRDARPEYSTFDFNMKPVPNSVGSEVPVNSLKVKMKPKPWSKRWERPQFNVQGIRFDLCLTEEQMEKAKKFDKPWLKYDMQREYDTSKIKESIERELQKELS comes from the exons ATGGGAACTGCAG gaCTTCTGATTTCATCAATAAGGTGTCTAAATTCCTCAGCAAGTGATGACAAAACTTCAAAATTTCAGCCTCCACCAAAACCTGTTATCATAGATAAAACACAATCAACAACATCACAAAGAAG ATTTGTAAGTCCAGAGTTTATAATGAGAAGAGGAAGGACAAATCCCCTAAAATTCATCATGGAGAGAAAGGATATGATTCAGAGACGGAAACTACTAAATATACCAGAATTCTACGCAG GAAGTATTCTAGCTGTTACAATGGCAGAACCCGGTGATAATAGCAAAGCTAATAGATTTGTTGGAATTTGCACCCAAAGATCAGGACAAGGATTAGGGGCTACCTTTGTACTCAGAAATATCATAGATGGGCAAG GCGTTGAGATCTGCTATGATATGTATAGTCCCCAAATTCATCAGATTGAAGTACTAAAGATGGAAAAGAGACTGGATGATAACCTAATGTACCTGCGTGATGCCCGGCCAGAGTACAGCACTTTTGATTTTAACATGAAGCCTGTGCCCAACTCTGTTGGTTCTGAGGTCCCTGTCAATTCG CTGAAAGTTAAAATGAAACCCAAACCATGGTCAAAACGTTGGGAACGTCCGCAGTTCAACGTGCAGGGTATACGCTTTGATTTATGCCTCACAGAAGAACAAATGGAAAAAGCCAAGAAATTTGATAAACCCTGGCTTAAATACGATATGCAGAGAGAATATGACACATCCAAGATTAAGGAAAGTATTGAGCGAGAATTGCAAAAAGAGCTAAGTTAA
- the mrpl19 gene encoding 39S ribosomal protein L19, mitochondrial isoform X1: MIRGKMAAAAAAVGFRARGGGPGLLISSIRCLNSSASDDKTSKFQPPPKPVIIDKTQSTTSQRRFVSPEFIMRRGRTNPLKFIMERKDMIQRRKLLNIPEFYAGSILAVTMAEPGDNSKANRFVGICTQRSGQGLGATFVLRNIIDGQGVEICYDMYSPQIHQIEVLKMEKRLDDNLMYLRDARPEYSTFDFNMKPVPNSVGSEVPVNSLKVKMKPKPWSKRWERPQFNVQGIRFDLCLTEEQMEKAKKFDKPWLKYDMQREYDTSKIKESIERELQKELS, encoded by the exons ATGATCAGAGGGaagatggcggcggcggcggcggcggttggGTTTCGCGCTCGAGGCGGCGGGCCGG gaCTTCTGATTTCATCAATAAGGTGTCTAAATTCCTCAGCAAGTGATGACAAAACTTCAAAATTTCAGCCTCCACCAAAACCTGTTATCATAGATAAAACACAATCAACAACATCACAAAGAAG ATTTGTAAGTCCAGAGTTTATAATGAGAAGAGGAAGGACAAATCCCCTAAAATTCATCATGGAGAGAAAGGATATGATTCAGAGACGGAAACTACTAAATATACCAGAATTCTACGCAG GAAGTATTCTAGCTGTTACAATGGCAGAACCCGGTGATAATAGCAAAGCTAATAGATTTGTTGGAATTTGCACCCAAAGATCAGGACAAGGATTAGGGGCTACCTTTGTACTCAGAAATATCATAGATGGGCAAG GCGTTGAGATCTGCTATGATATGTATAGTCCCCAAATTCATCAGATTGAAGTACTAAAGATGGAAAAGAGACTGGATGATAACCTAATGTACCTGCGTGATGCCCGGCCAGAGTACAGCACTTTTGATTTTAACATGAAGCCTGTGCCCAACTCTGTTGGTTCTGAGGTCCCTGTCAATTCG CTGAAAGTTAAAATGAAACCCAAACCATGGTCAAAACGTTGGGAACGTCCGCAGTTCAACGTGCAGGGTATACGCTTTGATTTATGCCTCACAGAAGAACAAATGGAAAAAGCCAAGAAATTTGATAAACCCTGGCTTAAATACGATATGCAGAGAGAATATGACACATCCAAGATTAAGGAAAGTATTGAGCGAGAATTGCAAAAAGAGCTAAGTTAA